In Drosophila ananassae strain 14024-0371.13 chromosome 3R, ASM1763931v2, whole genome shotgun sequence, the DNA window CCACCCGCCTCCGCCCATAGATGATTGTAGGAGTTCGTTACATATTTGCACTTGCAATATTGTAATAATTTCTATAGCTAatctttatatatatttattatttttattttataatatgtgttattttaatttttcctttcTTTGTTCCTTAATGTGTTGCAAAAagatttaatttctttgtCCCTTAATGTGTTGCAAAATGATGACATTTCTCTGTCCCTTAATGTGTTGCAAAACGATGAAGATTTCTCCTATTCAATACAATTTAAcataaaaagtttaaaattaaagtttttaacgAAAAAATTTCCTAGTCTTTTTTATTCTGAATTTGGATTACGCatgtaaaaatattcatcgactatcttgaaaaattattatgattatAAATGATTATCGATCAATCGATAAATCGATGATTGCTCGAAATGAGTTGTTCCCAAACCTTAAGAAATGGGTCACTAATGGAAATTGGTCATTTTTCCGACCTTCTGAAAAACTTCTATTCGGAGGGcttaaaaaactttaaaaactttagaCTTGTCAAGATAAAGTTGGTCGaaccttataaaatttggtagatagtttgcccaaaatggaatctgcaTAAAGTCCCATTTTTCTATCTCAACCAACACCAAATttatgtcatttccgatcaatctaTTGTAAGGCAGCTATacgatatagttgaccgatcctgGCCATTCTGGGTATATACTGCGtgaaaaggaaagaaggatgtgtgcaaagtttgaaatcgatagctttaaaactgagagactagttgaCGCACAAACAGgtaatcctgatcaagaatataaatACATTAAGAGTctgagatgtctccttcactgcttttcacacttttgacaacaaattataataccatATGCAAGGGAATAAACATTATAACCATTACAGTCCCAGCTCTTTTCGAATCGAGCTCAATGAGTATCGACAGAATGCTGAGCTTCGGTTTCTGCTAAACGCTACAGTGCTGGGGCTCGTGCCAGCAAGGATGTGACAGGACCAGTTGAACTAACAGAAACTCCTTCTGGAAATGTTAACCGTTAGAACAGTTTTCCTCCTGTTGTTAAAAGGGGCGTAATGGTATGTATGTAACGGCAATGTAACGGCAAATCTTACCAGAATGCTAATAACAGAGATGGGAAGCAAGTTCTGTTAAATCGACTGTCGTCAACGGAACCTGCTAGCGTTGTTTCTTGCTATAAGGCAATTTCACTAAAAAAGTGTGGGAaatctttaaaattataaaccaATTACGCCGCccaatttcaatttattttgattattgACTATAAAGGCAGGTGATGGATGTTCACCTTTAAACCCTGTCGACAAATTTGCAATAAACTCTGGGTTTCAGTGCAGCTCGATAAACACATGAAATGCAATTCATCATTCCCACACACATGGGGATAATCCACACGGTAGAGCGGAAGCAGGAGGTATGAATAGGGATGCAGATGGATTTTAGTGGGTGGACCGAATCCTTTTAAAGGACTCGTCCCACGCCAAAAACGTCCCATTAACAGGATCTCAATGCACAAAAATACAGCCCGCTGGCTGATGGCTGGAGCCAAAAAGCGAATGTCAACACTATCAATCATCGCTTTGACAGTTTGAGTGCTTGTTTTAGTATTTGTGCTTTTGATTATGTGACGCACCCACCCACCACACACATGCGAGGCGCATCAATTGATTCACTTACAACAAATTGTTTGCAGTGAAACACGTGGGCGTGGCGTGGTCCCGAGGATACCTAATAcctatgtatgtatttatgtacCATACGGATGTGCGGGCATAGGAAGAACACTTGATTGATGGAGCCACCGACCTAAGCTATTTTAAATTAGCAAATTGTACATATGTGCGGAAGCACAGTTGAGCCGAAGCTAAATATCACGAAGATTACCGACAGGTTGACCGGGCCatttttattaacattttttaattgttaatttattcaaaagtaATATTTTGTATGCCTCCGCACGACAAAACAGAAGTACCATTTTCATGTAATCAAGAACACGACGTGTGTTCGAAAGAGAAGATGAATTTCTAAATAAAGCTGGTACACTCCTTCTACGATATGAATAGGGcaatttgattttgaaataaatgcaCAATTCAAACGTCTAAATTTATAcgaaaatatttcatttaataCTGTTTCATTATAATACTAATGAATATTTAATGTAGGTTTGTGACCTACAAATTTGTATAGGTCTTCGTTCAGAATAAACTATTTTGGGATCTATTGGTAGCCCAGAAACAGGTCCCCTAATTTTCTGGtgattaatttaattttaatgaacAAAATGAATTTCCAACAAACAAAATAtctaaacaaatcaaaaaaaaatcaaaacctATCGTGATAGGACTGCAAATGGATTGGGCCTGGCTCGAAAAGATGTAAGCTGGCGCTGCTTGAGGTAGGCCTCTCGCTCCAACCTCTGGCGCTCCGTCTCCAGCTCTCGGCGCCTCGTCTCCTGCATCCTGGAGCTTTTCTGGTTGTAGAGACGACGCGCCTGGACGCGCAACTCAGAAGAAAGGTTGAAGGGCTCAACCTTTACTACATATGAGTGGGAGCGATGATTCTCCGGTTTCAGATGAAGCCGCGAGCTTAAAGGAATAGCCTTCGCCTTCGGAGCCTGGCGGCGATGAAGCTCGTCCTCCAGTTGGCGCTCCTTCCTGAGCTGCTCAACCCTTTTTCGGCGCTtagcttccatctcctgggaATTCCTGAGTACGTTGGGAGTCACTGGATGGGTGACACGGTGTACAACCACCTTGATCGCTTGCCGTTCGTGTACTAGACGAAAATCCGGCATTGGCCGACTGCGGAATTCACGCTGCTTTCTCTCCTGCTCCTTCTGCTGTTGGATCAGTTTATCCTTGCGCTCCGAATAAATGCCCATAAAGTTATAAGCCTTGCAAAGAAATACATAATGAATTTTGCTCTCTAAAATTAACTCTTGTGTTCAAACTCATAAAACAAAGAATTAAAAGGAACCAAATTATCTAGATACGTACCTGCGGTGGAACCTTCGTTGACATGCTGGGGTTTCTAGACCTAGTGTTACACACATCGTGTTTGGGACCAAGCCTTATTTTCTCCGAAACTTTAAACCTTTGGAGGGCATTGCGAGATTCTATGTTGGTTGACTCCACCGGTTGACGCTGCTGCTTGAGGACATCGGAGCTACCCTTGTTCTTGTCGAAAAACCCCAGGACCCCCTCTAGATCACTCTTTCGGTTAATATTACTCCACTCCGGGAAGCCAACATCCGCCCTTTTGTATTCCGTTTCAAAATTCGACATGGTAATATCATATATGAATGTGATATGTTGCGATGGGGATCGCTTGAAGGGGTGATTGTAATGTTGAATATCGGAATCTCCAGCCACAATCATTTCATAGCATACTAGTTTTCCGGATCCCAGAAAGCATGACATGAATTGGGGCGAATGTTCTTTAAACATGCTTGGTGGTCCGCTTCCCAGTCCGCCAGCTTCAAGTATGCCTGCAGTTAACGACTGCCCATGAGCCGCGCTGCATTTAAAGGAACGAGGGATGTCCGTCAGTTCACATTGTCAGTTTTCTGTCCAACTGTCTGTCCCCGTCAGTCCGGGACGTCTATGTGGTGTCAATTTGATTGCAAAGGTAATTCAAATAATCTCATCATATACAATCAAGCTGTCTACCCGACTGTTGGTCCTTCACCGTCCCAGCATTCATCCCATTCGCATCCACACCCTCAACCACCCCAACTTCCTGACTCCCCATTCTCCGACAAAATGGAAACTTCAAAGCTAGCACtgcaaataaatcaaattaaatttaacatttttcccTTTGCCTCAGAGTGGAggtgaaatttaattttcagcaACTGATTTCattgaattttattaaaaaggtgctgaataattaaatttattaagagTTGGAATATAAAAGTGCGAACAGAGTTTCTTTTTTAAGCCAATGTTTTAAACAACATTGGTAACtgaacaaacaaaataaacatgcATCGGATTAATTAAATAGGAATTTCAACATgcaaacacaaataaaaatgatCATTCAAAGGGGCTGGTTTCGGCAAACTTTGGTAtacttcttttgttttttttattatacccttgcagagggtattataattttggtcaaaagtgtgcaacgcagtgaaggagacatctccgaccctatagtctctcagttttaaagctatcgagttgaaactttgcacacacccttatttctgttgcaggcagtatataagtcggaacggccgggatcggtcgactatatcctatagctgccatataactgattgatcggaaatgccataactttgatgccataactttttttttaagttagagggttgggactttccacacatgttatatttgaccaaaatatcttgtgtacaaaatttcacaaggatcggccgactatatcctatagctgtcatagaacgatcgaaattggcataactttggtgttttttaagttagaaagatgggatttggtacagattctattttgggaaaaataattcaatatgccaaatttcataaggatcggccgactatatacgatccgctacatatctaataacacaggccaacagcaaaaaatctccacgcattattttacctgctccataatctttaggatcccctgaaccaaaatccagaacaaacataggttctatcacccacagtttccgcggtacacctaagagaagttgatcaaattttaccatatattgaattatgtagccCATGTAATTGCattgaccatcattgtttctagtgtatatcatttttgaaatgtagttgtaccaactaaaattaaaaaatggtatctggcagttaccatatctttggaatactcatcccaagttgaaatctcagattttctacattaatttttggtcttgtatgatttttccccaaacatttttctatggaagatttttattttcttattaaaatcagtagatcataccatgttttaattttagatttaaggaaaaactcgaaataattttattgaatttattatggggtgttaaacaatattttcttcaattaaattggagtttttaatctcctattttaaaaaagtcaCGGCTATCTAAAACTTTTTCTATGCATCTAttgttcagcttgtttagtaaaactttacagaaattgtagacagccttgactttttaaaaatatgagattaaaaactccaatttaattgacgagaatattttttaaccacctataataaattacataaaattatttcgagtttttccttctatccaaaattaaaacatggtatgatctactgatttcaataagaaaataaaaatcttccatagaaaaatgtttggggaaaaatcatagaagaccaaaaattaatgtagaaaatctgagatttcaactttggatgagtattccaaagatatggtaactgccagataccattttttaattttagttggtacaactacatttcaaaaatgatatacactagaaacaatgatggtcaatGCAATTACATGggctacataattcaatatatggtaaaatttgatcaacttctcttaggtgtaccgcggaaactgtgggtgatagaacctatgtttgttctggactttggttcaggggagcctaaaggttatggagcaggtaaaattatgcgtggaggaaaaaaaaagttggaaattgtcggcctgtgtaatttaagatgcgtggcgccacctagcggactgcgactgaactgcaagggtatatcaacttcggctccgcccgaagttagctttcctttcttgtttttgaattataattattttctgagttttattttttgatcaacaaataataaatatttttgagttcgaTTCTTAGATAAAATATATTgtgattacacaggccgacacttttcaaatattttttccttCCCGAAATTAAATGCTCCATAACATTTAGGGTCTCCTGAACCAGAACAAACATGGGTTCcttcacccacagtttccgcggtacacctaagagataaaattaatcaaattttaccataaaaatggtatctagaaGTTACCTTTACcctatctttggaatactcatccaaagttgagtTAATTacttattgaaaaaaaaataaaaaattgtaatattaaaatttatggtGGAAATGAATATCCCTCAAGGAGAAAATGGTATAATTGTCGCTATTTTATAATagcataaaatattataagtcaatgattttttcgatttaaaaTGATAAAGTAATCATTATTTTCAATCCCTGTTTTAAACAAATCGAATTGTTTAAAACAAGAAACGAAAgcttacttcgggcggagtcgatgttgatataccctttcagttaggtagcagcttatattattatatctatatccatcaaatcaattttctaatataaaTGTtcgaaacagccccaagcatcttaacaaatagcaaggttgtgccattccCGATTtctcagttatatggcagctataagatatagtcgaccaatttatgaaatttggcagattggattaagttgcccaaaatgaaatctgtacgaggtcgaccgatccttatgaaattgtagataagatatcgTGGCCAattataacatgtgtagaaagtcccaaccctctaacttgaaaaccaccaaagttatgacatttccgatcaatcagttatatggcagctataggatatagtcgaccgatcccggccgttccgacttatatactgcctgcaaacaaaagttTTGGAAAGTtataactcgatagctctaaaactgaaaactagttttcgtagacagacagacggacatgctcatatcgactctggaggtgatcctgatcaagaatatatatattcttaggATTCTTATTTATTCAATTCTATATATTAGGTGGTCGAGCAATTAGCGAAAAGCGTCTCATCTAATGGCGCCATTAGCATTAATTTGGCTTATTTATCACCTCGGGTTCGCACTCCGAGATGGAAAAGTTTGCAaaacaacatatttttttgattaacCAAAACAAGTTGTCGGAAACTCGGCCAGTGATGGGTGGGCAGGCATTTGCCGTAATCCAGTGGAGCTCAAGGAGCTGACTACTTTCCGAGCAAATCCGACTCCAGATTAGGAACTATGTAAATATGTATCTGTGCGGGACAGTCCTCACATGTGCGATGGTAACTTTTAAAAGCCCTCCAGAAACCCGACAATGCGTACAAAATAAAAGTTGGCCGCCCATCTCAGATAAACATTAGAAGAGAAAAAGTTAACAATGGGGGAAAGCAAGTTGGAAGTATCTGCAGAAACTTACCGACTGATAAACGTACCTCACAAACAGAGGGCCGGACTTATCCTCCAAAAACTTGCCGCAAAACCAAACTCGTCCTTCTATCGCTGCGATAATTGCTCCTTTAACTAGAGAACTCCTTCTTTTTTCATTCACTCGCCCAGAAGTGTATGGCCCTTGATTAGTTTGTAGGTGGAGTTGGGGCAGAGGGCGGTCTTTGTGTATTATCTTTCAGTTTGCAATTAGTGGCTCATTTAAAAGAGATTTTCTGCAGCGACTTTTGCTGATTAGACAGGGTCCAGTTGCAGGGCGGGTCAAAGGTCCTGGGGTCGGTGTTACAGAATGATTGAAATTTGAGCCGAAAGGATACAGCACGTGGCAGAGAGTTTGCCGGGGACAGGATGAAAGGGAGGCAAACAACGCCGCCAGCCATGCGAACAGGTTCGCCGTGCCAAACATTAAACGCTACGACTTTGCCTTCCATCGCATTCTTCTCGAATCATTTAACCCGAGCGCAATTTTCATAAAacgaaattattaaaattgtttattcGGGTTTGGCAATGTGAGAACACTCATATGTGCCCATGTGTGTCCTTGCTGTTGTGTTGATACTGTGGGTTGGATGGGGTGTTTCTATGTGACCGTGAGTATCTGTGTGCGCATTCTGCTCTGGCAAACGCGACCCAAACACATTAAGCTACTAGCAGAAATTATTATTGAGCAGTTACCCGAATTGAACACCAAACTTTACAATGGAAAGGCTTCTTAAAATATGGAAAAGATAAAATGCCCTTAAATAATGGTCgttaaaaataatgataaaataGTCGTTAAAATATGATCGTTATTTTCAATGGCACTGTCAGTTATAATTGTTAataagattaaaaaaattaattgaaaaatttagtaaatttttataaaaatatgtatatacatatgtatttatCTATAAACAATATACTCCAAAATGAATACCATCAAAATActacttaatttttttccaactTCCATATTACTTTCAGGACAACATTTTTCAGGAAATATGAAAATTACACGTcagaaaaatgaattaaacacttttatttatGGATGTGCTTATTTCGGACGGGGAATCGaacaaaatgcaaacaaatgcAATCGAATTGCGGACTTCGATGCCTCGGAACGAAATGTGTCTGTCAGGCCATCAATTAATGAATTGCGACGGCGACCATATGTCAATCATAATTATTGATTGTCCATTACGAGCTTAATTTATGCATGCCATTCCCAAAGTGTTCGTGCTGAAAGGCGATAAAGAATCGATTAAAATGTTTGTTGGGGACATCAATTCAGCGGAATCGGAATTGGAATATTGTGTCCCGCAGGCACTCCCTCGCAGCGGAATCCGTGAGGTGTTGACATTAGCGATATCTTACATACTGTCTCAGTATCT includes these proteins:
- the LOC6503295 gene encoding targeting protein for Xklp2 homolog; amino-acid sequence: MIVAGDSDIQHYNHPFKRSPSQHITFIYDITMSNFETEYKRADVGFPEWSNINRKSDLEGVLGFFDKNKGSSDVLKQQRQPVESTNIESRNALQRFKVSEKIRLGPKHDVCNTRSRNPSMSTKVPPQAYNFMGIYSERKDKLIQQQKEQERKQREFRSRPMPDFRLVHERQAIKVVVHRVTHPVTPNVLRNSQEMEAKRRKRVEQLRKERQLEDELHRRQAPKAKAIPLSSRLHLKPENHRSHSYVVKVEPFNLSSELRVQARRLYNQKSSRMQETRRRELETERQRLEREAYLKQRQLTSFRARPNPFAVLSR